A portion of the Citrobacter rodentium NBRC 105723 = DSM 16636 genome contains these proteins:
- a CDS encoding ESA_00282 family adhesion-associated protein, translating to MNSLFYSVIALLLLSGVVYFVICELSKPHNSQADLPPLLLTKEEGEDHFSALMNAITPVWYWRVNHEYIDFLHATVKRMTMAQLNDTPGLFDAQRRCSDLNSAVYKYYDTIKKRCLNGEEVPYSDLDVLNLRQCFSEFSLEAYPSLVALVWPDYQRPWIQPEDV from the coding sequence ATGAACAGTCTTTTTTATTCTGTTATTGCCCTGCTATTGCTCAGCGGCGTGGTGTATTTTGTCATCTGCGAGTTGAGTAAACCACACAATAGCCAGGCCGACTTGCCCCCTTTGCTATTGACGAAAGAGGAGGGGGAGGACCATTTCTCCGCGCTGATGAATGCGATTACGCCGGTGTGGTACTGGCGCGTTAATCATGAATATATTGATTTTCTGCACGCGACGGTAAAGCGCATGACGATGGCGCAGCTGAATGACACGCCGGGTCTGTTTGACGCTCAGCGGCGGTGCAGCGATCTTAATTCGGCGGTGTATAAATACTACGATACAATAAAAAAACGCTGTCTTAATGGCGAAGAGGTCCCGTATTCCGACCTGGACGTGCTCAACCTGCGCCAGTGCTTCAGCGAATTTAGCCTCGAAGCCTATCCTTCGCTGGTCGCGCTGGTGTGGCCCGACTATCAGCGTCCGTGGATCCAGCCGGAGGACGTTTGA